The following proteins come from a genomic window of Streptomyces sp. Sge12:
- a CDS encoding CDP-alcohol phosphatidyltransferase family protein: MEVQETRVQTDRIFTIPNILSMARLAGVPLFLWLILAEYDGWALAVLMLSGISDYLDGKLARRWNQISKLGRLLDPAADRLYILSTLFGLTYREILPLWLTGALIARELMLLVMVWILRRHGYPPPQVNFLGKAATFNLMYAFPLLLLSDGSGWLAWLAAVFGWAFAVWGTTLYWWAGILYVVQVRRLVKADTTAD; this comes from the coding sequence GTGGAGGTCCAGGAGACTCGGGTTCAGACTGACCGAATTTTCACCATTCCGAACATCCTGAGCATGGCTCGCCTGGCCGGCGTGCCCCTGTTCTTGTGGCTGATCCTGGCCGAGTACGACGGCTGGGCCCTTGCCGTCCTCATGCTCAGCGGGATCAGCGACTACCTCGACGGGAAGCTGGCGCGGCGCTGGAATCAGATCAGCAAGCTCGGCCGGCTGCTGGACCCTGCCGCGGACCGCCTCTACATCCTGTCGACGCTCTTCGGTCTGACTTATCGCGAGATCCTGCCGCTGTGGCTCACCGGCGCCCTCATCGCGCGCGAGCTGATGTTGCTGGTGATGGTGTGGATCCTGCGCCGCCACGGATATCCGCCCCCGCAGGTCAACTTCCTCGGCAAGGCCGCCACCTTCAACCTCATGTACGCGTTTCCCTTGCTGCTGCTCAGCGACGGAAGCGGCTGGTTGGCCTGGTTGGCGGCAGTTTTCGGATGGGCGTTCGCTGTATGGGGTACAACCCTCTATTGGTGGGCAGGAATCCTTTACGTGGTTCAAGTCCGCCGTCTTGTGAAGGCAGACACCACGGCCGATTGA
- a CDS encoding mannose-1-phosphate guanyltransferase, translating to MKAVVMAGGEGTRLRPMTSSMPKPLLPVANRPIMEHVLRLLKRHGLSETVVTVQFLASLVKNYFGDGEELGMELTYAHEEKPLGTAGSVKNAEEALKDDAFVVISGDALTDFDLTDLIRFHKEKGALVTVCLTRVPNPLEFGITIVDEEGKVERFLEKPTWGQVFSDTVNTGIYVMEPEVFDYVDPDVSVDWSGDVFPQLMKEGRPIYGYVAEGYWEDVGTHESYVKAQADVLEGKVQVEMDGFEISPGVWIAEGAEVSPDAVLRGPLYIGDYAKVEAGAEIREHTVIGSNVVVKGGAFLHRAVVHDNVYIGPHSNLRGCVIGKNTDIMRAARIEDGAVIGDECLVGEESIVQGNVRVYPFKTIEAGAFVNESVIWESRGQAHLFGARGVSGILNVEITPEVVVRLAGAYATTLKKGAIVTTARDHSRGARALKRAVISALQASAINVRDLENVPLPVARQQTARGSAGGIVLRTSPGVPDSVDIMFLDERGADLSLQGQRKLDRVYARQEYRRAFPGEIGDLQFPGSVFDAYTGSLLRRVDTTGIADAGLKVVVDASNGSAGLVLPSLLGRLGVDALTINPGLDESRPTETRESRRAGLVRLGEIVASARAAFGVRFDPVGERISLVDERGRIIEDDRALLVMLDLVAAEKRSGKVALPVTTTRVAEQVAAYHGTQVEWTTTSPDDLTRVGRAENTIFGGDGRGGFIVPEFSSVFDGSAAFVQLLGLVARTQLTLSQIDARIPRAHVLRRDVPTPWAVKGLVMRRVVEVAGDRQVDTTDGVRVVETDGRWALVLPDPAEAVTHLWAEGPDDASAQALLDEWAAVVDSAGH from the coding sequence ATGAAGGCCGTCGTGATGGCCGGTGGCGAGGGCACGCGTCTTCGCCCCATGACCTCGAGCATGCCCAAGCCGCTCCTGCCGGTGGCCAACCGGCCGATCATGGAGCATGTGCTCAGGCTGCTCAAGCGGCATGGGCTCAGTGAGACCGTGGTCACCGTGCAGTTCCTGGCGTCACTCGTCAAGAACTATTTCGGGGATGGCGAAGAGCTCGGAATGGAGCTCACCTATGCCCACGAGGAGAAGCCACTCGGCACCGCCGGCAGCGTCAAGAATGCCGAGGAAGCCCTGAAGGACGACGCCTTCGTCGTCATTTCCGGCGATGCGCTCACCGACTTCGACCTCACCGATCTGATCCGCTTCCACAAGGAGAAGGGCGCCCTCGTCACGGTGTGCCTGACCCGGGTGCCGAATCCGCTGGAATTCGGCATCACGATCGTGGACGAGGAAGGCAAAGTCGAGCGCTTCCTGGAGAAGCCGACGTGGGGACAGGTGTTCTCGGACACCGTCAACACCGGCATCTACGTCATGGAGCCCGAGGTCTTCGACTACGTCGATCCGGACGTCTCCGTCGACTGGTCCGGCGACGTCTTCCCCCAGCTGATGAAGGAAGGCCGGCCCATCTACGGCTACGTGGCCGAGGGCTACTGGGAGGACGTCGGCACGCACGAGAGCTACGTCAAGGCACAGGCCGACGTCCTCGAGGGCAAGGTCCAGGTCGAGATGGACGGCTTCGAGATCTCACCCGGCGTGTGGATCGCCGAAGGGGCCGAGGTGAGCCCCGACGCGGTGCTGCGCGGCCCGCTGTACATCGGCGACTACGCCAAGGTCGAGGCCGGAGCCGAGATCCGCGAGCACACCGTCATCGGGTCGAACGTCGTCGTCAAGGGCGGGGCCTTCCTGCACCGGGCCGTCGTCCACGACAACGTGTACATCGGGCCCCACAGCAATCTCCGCGGCTGCGTCATCGGCAAGAACACCGACATCATGCGGGCCGCGCGGATCGAGGACGGTGCCGTCATCGGCGACGAGTGCCTCGTCGGTGAGGAATCGATCGTTCAGGGGAACGTGCGCGTCTACCCCTTCAAGACGATCGAGGCCGGCGCCTTCGTCAACGAATCGGTGATCTGGGAGTCCCGCGGACAGGCACATCTGTTCGGTGCGCGGGGAGTCTCCGGGATCCTGAACGTGGAGATCACCCCCGAGGTCGTGGTCCGGCTCGCCGGCGCGTACGCCACGACCCTGAAGAAGGGGGCGATCGTCACCACCGCCCGTGACCACTCCCGTGGTGCGAGAGCGCTCAAGCGAGCCGTGATCTCCGCGCTCCAGGCCAGCGCCATCAACGTACGGGACCTGGAGAACGTACCGCTGCCGGTGGCGCGGCAGCAGACCGCGCGCGGCAGCGCCGGCGGGATCGTCCTGCGGACCTCACCGGGAGTACCGGACTCCGTGGACATCATGTTCCTCGACGAGCGGGGCGCGGACCTCTCGCTCCAGGGGCAGCGCAAGCTGGACCGGGTGTACGCGCGCCAGGAGTACCGGCGGGCCTTCCCCGGTGAGATCGGAGACCTGCAGTTCCCGGGCAGCGTCTTCGACGCCTACACCGGCTCGCTGCTGCGCCGGGTGGACACCACCGGCATCGCCGATGCCGGGCTCAAGGTGGTCGTGGACGCCTCCAACGGAAGCGCCGGACTCGTCCTGCCCAGCCTGCTCGGCCGGCTCGGCGTGGACGCGCTGACGATCAACCCCGGGCTCGACGAATCCCGGCCGACGGAGACCAGGGAGTCCCGGCGGGCCGGGCTGGTGCGGCTGGGCGAGATCGTGGCCTCGGCGCGGGCGGCCTTCGGAGTGCGGTTCGACCCGGTGGGCGAGCGCATCTCCCTCGTGGACGAGCGCGGGCGCATCATCGAGGACGACCGGGCGCTGCTCGTGATGCTCGACCTGGTGGCCGCGGAGAAGCGCAGCGGCAAGGTCGCCCTTCCGGTGACCACGACGAGGGTGGCCGAACAGGTCGCCGCCTACCACGGTACGCAGGTGGAGTGGACGACGACCTCGCCCGACGACCTGACCCGGGTGGGGCGTGCGGAGAACACCATCTTCGGCGGCGACGGCCGGGGCGGTTTCATCGTTCCGGAGTTCAGCAGCGTCTTCGACGGGTCGGCCGCCTTCGTGCAGCTGCTCGGGCTGGTGGCGCGCACGCAGCTCACGCTGAGCCAGATCGACGCCCGGATTCCGCGGGCCCATGTCCTGCGGCGGGACGTTCCGACGCCGTGGGCGGTGAAGGGGCTCGTCATGCGGCGGGTCGTGGAGGTCGCCGGCGACCGGCAGGTGGACACCACCGACGGGGTGCGGGTGGTCGAGACCGACGGACGGTGGGCGCTGGTCCTGCCGGACCCGGCGGAAGCGGTCACGCACCTGTGGGCGGAGGGCCCCGACGACGCCTCCGCGCAGGCCCTGCTCGACGAATGGGCGGCCGTGGTGGACAGCGCCGGGCACTGA
- a CDS encoding DUF881 domain-containing protein, which yields MCGMSQPPHNRTSASPVPARPDASMSLLTHVMDHSLDEGYAEAAARREAEGTAGLPRTLKAKLGLAAGLVVTAMVVTLGAAEARIAAPVLAKERQELIDRVERADDRTHGLERDIDRLRTDVAARQRAALKQPGGGQGELVALLAGATEVQGPGVKLVVDDAKGASSGGGGKPRESAGFSDTGRLRDRDMQKIVNGLWQSGAEAISINGQRLTELSAIRAAGDAILVDNRPLVPPYEVLAVGDKKRLGTAFQDSADGQYLHVLQESYGIRYSLSPADNLRLPAASSLTVRTATPAEQQKGAS from the coding sequence ATGTGCGGCATGTCGCAGCCGCCCCACAACCGGACTTCGGCGTCTCCTGTGCCAGCGCGCCCGGACGCTTCCATGTCGCTGCTGACGCACGTGATGGACCACAGCCTCGACGAGGGCTACGCGGAAGCCGCGGCCCGGCGCGAGGCCGAGGGCACGGCGGGTCTGCCGCGCACCCTCAAGGCCAAACTGGGACTCGCGGCCGGGCTCGTCGTCACCGCCATGGTCGTCACGCTCGGCGCCGCCGAGGCGCGGATAGCCGCGCCGGTGCTGGCCAAGGAGCGTCAGGAACTGATCGACCGGGTGGAGCGGGCCGATGACCGGACGCACGGCCTGGAACGCGACATCGACCGGCTCAGGACCGATGTCGCGGCCCGCCAGCGCGCGGCGCTGAAACAGCCCGGCGGTGGCCAGGGCGAGCTCGTGGCACTCCTGGCGGGTGCCACCGAGGTCCAGGGCCCCGGGGTCAAGCTGGTGGTGGACGACGCGAAGGGCGCGTCCTCGGGCGGCGGCGGAAAGCCGCGGGAGAGCGCCGGCTTCTCGGACACCGGACGCCTGCGCGACCGTGACATGCAGAAGATCGTCAACGGCCTGTGGCAGTCCGGGGCGGAAGCGATCTCCATCAACGGACAGCGGCTGACGGAACTGTCGGCGATCAGAGCCGCGGGTGACGCGATACTGGTCGACAACAGGCCGCTGGTCCCGCCGTACGAGGTGCTGGCGGTGGGGGACAAGAAACGGCTCGGTACGGCCTTCCAGGACTCGGCGGACGGACAGTACCTGCACGTGTTGCAGGAGAGCTACGGGATCCGTTACAGCCTGTCCCCGGCGGACAACCTGCGGTTGCCGGCCGCGTCGAGTCTGACCGTACGCACAGCCACACCAGCAGAGCAGCAGAAGGGTGCATCGTGA
- a CDS encoding small basic family protein: protein MIAVLGLLAGVVVGLLVRPEVPAVVEPYLPIAVVAALDAVFGGLRAMLDGIFVDKVFVVSFLSNVVVAALIVFLGDKLGVGSQLSTGVVVVLGIRIFSNAAAIRRHVFRA, encoded by the coding sequence GTGATCGCGGTACTGGGCCTCTTGGCCGGAGTGGTGGTCGGACTTCTGGTCAGGCCCGAGGTACCGGCCGTGGTGGAGCCTTATCTGCCGATCGCCGTGGTGGCGGCGCTGGACGCGGTGTTCGGCGGTCTCCGCGCGATGCTGGACGGCATCTTCGTGGACAAGGTCTTCGTGGTGTCGTTCCTGTCGAACGTGGTCGTGGCCGCGCTGATCGTCTTCCTCGGCGACAAGCTCGGGGTGGGCTCGCAGCTGTCCACGGGTGTGGTCGTCGTCCTCGGCATCCGCATCTTCTCCAACGCCGCGGCCATCCGCCGGCACGTTTTCCGGGCGTGA
- a CDS encoding DUF881 domain-containing protein codes for MSTNDTPEEPGAEGRPPQPPQPGPAPQPGPAPQPAPAPQPGPAAQPPQAPAPPQPAPAPQAPERVEAPADGPPAPPEETGRQRLAAGLWPPRVSRAQLIVALLLFVLGLGLAIQVRSNSDSSALRGARQEDLVRILDELDGRTKRLEDEKQRLEDQRRELESSSNQAEEARKQTVEKERQLGILAGTVAAQGPGITLKITDPTGQVESDQLLDTLQELRAAGAEAIQINGVRVVAGSYFSDENGGVAIDGKKITQPYEFRVIGKPQDLEPALNIPGGVVQTLEKEQATVAVTRSAKIVVDALRAAKQPDYARSSS; via the coding sequence ATGAGTACGAACGACACCCCCGAGGAGCCGGGAGCCGAGGGCCGGCCCCCGCAGCCCCCGCAGCCCGGACCGGCCCCGCAGCCCGGACCGGCCCCGCAGCCCGCACCGGCCCCGCAGCCCGGACCGGCCGCGCAGCCCCCGCAGGCTCCCGCGCCCCCGCAGCCCGCACCGGCCCCGCAGGCGCCGGAGCGCGTGGAGGCGCCGGCGGACGGGCCGCCGGCGCCGCCCGAGGAGACCGGTCGGCAGCGGCTCGCGGCCGGGCTGTGGCCGCCGCGCGTGAGCCGGGCCCAACTGATCGTCGCGTTGCTGCTGTTCGTCCTGGGCCTGGGGCTGGCGATCCAGGTCCGCTCCAACAGCGACTCCAGCGCGCTGCGCGGGGCCCGTCAGGAGGACCTCGTACGGATCCTCGACGAGCTCGACGGGCGGACCAAGCGCCTGGAGGACGAGAAGCAGCGGCTGGAGGACCAGCGCAGAGAGCTGGAGAGCAGCTCCAACCAGGCCGAAGAGGCGCGCAAGCAGACCGTCGAGAAGGAGCGCCAACTCGGCATCCTGGCCGGTACCGTGGCAGCCCAGGGGCCGGGGATCACGCTGAAGATCACCGATCCCACGGGTCAGGTGGAGTCCGACCAGCTGCTGGACACCCTTCAGGAGCTGCGGGCGGCCGGGGCCGAGGCGATCCAGATCAACGGGGTGCGCGTCGTGGCGGGCTCGTACTTCTCCGACGAGAACGGCGGGGTCGCCATCGACGGTAAGAAGATCACACAGCCCTATGAGTTCAGGGTGATCGGCAAGCCGCAGGATCTGGAGCCCGCGCTGAACATTCCCGGCGGTGTCGTCCAGACACTGGAGAAGGAGCAGGCCACCGTCGCCGTCACACGGTCGGCGAAGATCGTTGTGGATGCCTTGCGGGCTGCGAAGCAGCCTGACTACGCTCGGTCGTCATCGTGA
- a CDS encoding FHA domain-containing protein, producing the protein MSGGYGRCENVRVGRCLHSEFVLPHGRVCFGQGESPVKLFEKLFGKKNREEGGAARHRAGHGDAEAQGDRPLFRDEVAGPGEVPGAPGASAVDPAGTGRIGFGEPSTSSAGGGFAPDPYATNASAGQPRHEEPSMSAEQICSRCGHRSDAASRFCSNCGAPLRAGLTPERASETTSTISISGLEAYEAEVSGQPHVSSSLSPEAQAAVEALPPGSALLIVRRGPNSGSRFLLDGELTTAGRHPQSDIFLDDVTVSRRHVEFRRNPDGGFTVGDVGSLNGTYVNREPIDSVALHNGDEVQIGKYRLVFYASLRGI; encoded by the coding sequence CTGTCTGGTGGTTACGGACGTTGTGAGAATGTCCGGGTCGGCAGGTGTCTGCATTCGGAGTTCGTCCTGCCCCACGGGCGGGTCTGTTTCGGTCAAGGGGAATCGCCCGTGAAGTTGTTTGAGAAGTTGTTCGGCAAGAAGAACCGCGAGGAAGGCGGCGCGGCACGGCACCGCGCCGGCCACGGGGACGCGGAGGCACAGGGGGACCGGCCGCTCTTTCGCGACGAGGTCGCCGGTCCGGGCGAAGTTCCGGGCGCCCCCGGCGCGTCGGCTGTTGACCCTGCTGGTACCGGACGCATAGGTTTCGGTGAACCATCAACCTCAAGTGCGGGTGGAGGGTTTGCCCCCGACCCGTATGCCACCAATGCATCCGCGGGGCAGCCGCGGCACGAGGAGCCGTCCATGTCGGCCGAGCAGATTTGCAGCAGGTGCGGACACCGCAGCGATGCGGCCAGTCGGTTCTGCTCCAACTGCGGTGCGCCGCTGCGGGCGGGTCTGACGCCGGAGCGCGCCTCGGAGACCACGTCCACCATCTCGATCTCGGGCCTCGAGGCCTACGAGGCCGAGGTGTCGGGACAACCGCACGTGTCGTCGTCGCTGTCCCCCGAGGCCCAGGCCGCGGTGGAAGCGCTGCCCCCCGGTTCCGCTCTGCTCATCGTGCGGCGCGGTCCCAACTCCGGGAGCCGCTTCCTGCTGGACGGCGAGCTGACCACGGCCGGCCGCCACCCGCAGAGCGACATCTTCCTGGACGACGTCACCGTCTCCCGGCGGCACGTCGAATTCCGCAGGAACCCGGACGGCGGTTTCACCGTCGGTGATGTCGGCAGCCTCAACGGCACGTACGTGAACCGTGAACCGATCGACTCCGTCGCCCTGCACAACGGCGACGAGGTGCAGATCGGCAAGTACCGGTTGGTCTTCTACGCGAGCCTGCGGGGCATCTGA
- the ftsR gene encoding transcriptional regulator FtsR: MLRTPTGGAPGNGAAGTAGQAGRLVSIGTVLTTLRDEFPEVTISKIRFLEAEGLVEPRRTPSGYRKFSTDDVERLARILRLQRDHYLPLKVIREQLDALARGEQIRIPGPTPHGDAAGPAGPAALYGEVGRERPTVARVGRAELIAAAGVDEVQLVEWESYGLIAEGPDGGFDAEAVTVARLVADLGRFGLEPRHLRAMKAAADREAGLVEQVVAPLRRHRNPQTRAHAEATLKELAGLSARLHEALVRTALGVRLP; encoded by the coding sequence ATGCTGCGTACCCCGACCGGCGGCGCTCCGGGAAACGGCGCCGCCGGTACCGCCGGCCAGGCAGGGCGGCTGGTGAGCATCGGCACGGTGCTCACCACGCTGCGTGACGAGTTCCCCGAAGTCACCATCTCGAAGATCCGTTTCCTGGAGGCGGAGGGGCTCGTCGAGCCGCGGCGCACACCTTCGGGGTACCGCAAGTTCAGCACCGACGACGTGGAGCGCCTCGCCCGCATCCTGCGTCTCCAGCGTGATCACTACCTGCCGCTGAAGGTCATCCGCGAGCAGCTCGACGCGCTCGCACGCGGTGAGCAGATCCGCATCCCCGGGCCCACCCCGCACGGGGATGCCGCCGGTCCCGCCGGTCCTGCGGCCCTCTACGGCGAAGTGGGGCGGGAGCGGCCCACCGTGGCCCGGGTGGGCCGGGCCGAGCTGATCGCGGCCGCCGGGGTGGACGAGGTGCAGCTGGTCGAGTGGGAGTCGTACGGGCTGATCGCCGAGGGCCCGGACGGCGGATTCGACGCCGAGGCCGTCACCGTGGCCCGGCTCGTGGCCGATCTGGGGCGGTTCGGGCTGGAGCCGCGGCACCTGCGCGCCATGAAGGCCGCGGCGGACCGCGAGGCGGGGCTGGTGGAGCAGGTCGTGGCACCGCTGCGCAGGCACCGCAACCCCCAGACCAGGGCGCATGCGGAGGCCACCTTGAAGGAGCTGGCAGGGCTGTCCGCACGGCTCCACGAGGCACTCGTACGGACCGCTCTGGGGGTCCGGCTGCCCTGA
- a CDS encoding bifunctional nuclease family protein has translation MNELDVVGVRVEMPSNQPIVLLREVGGDRYLPIWIGPGEATAIAFAQQGMAPARPLTHDLFKDVLEAIGEELTEVRITDLREGVFYAELVFASGVEVSARPSDAIALALRTGTPIYGSDGVLDDAGIAIPDEQEDEVEKFREFLDQISPEDFGTGPQ, from the coding sequence GTGAACGAGCTCGACGTTGTGGGTGTCCGGGTGGAAATGCCCTCCAACCAACCGATCGTGCTCCTGCGTGAAGTGGGAGGCGATCGGTACCTCCCCATCTGGATCGGTCCAGGGGAGGCGACCGCCATTGCCTTCGCGCAGCAGGGGATGGCCCCTGCCCGACCGCTGACGCACGACCTGTTCAAGGACGTGCTGGAGGCGATCGGCGAGGAGCTCACCGAGGTCCGGATCACGGATCTGCGGGAGGGCGTCTTCTACGCGGAGCTCGTCTTCGCCAGCGGGGTCGAGGTGAGTGCGCGGCCTTCCGACGCCATAGCCCTCGCCCTGCGGACGGGGACGCCGATCTACGGCAGTGACGGCGTGCTGGACGACGCCGGAATCGCCATTCCGGACGAGCAGGAGGACGAGGTGGAGAAGTTCCGCGAGTTCCTCGACCAGATCTCGCCGGAGGACTTCGGTACCGGCCCGCAGTGA